The Candidatus Krumholzibacteriia bacterium genome contains a region encoding:
- a CDS encoding DJ-1 family glyoxalase III: protein MPRVLVPLAPGFEEIEAVSIVDVLRRAGVQVVLAAASGPGLVEGAHGIAVRAEASLATVAEQDFDLVVLPGGEPGVTHLGEDAALAALLARRAASGQPLAAICAAPRLLAGAGWLRGRAATSHPSVAEALRAGGALYDDHRRVVRDGSILTSRGPGTALEFSLAVLELLGLSARADELRRAMLVAQD, encoded by the coding sequence ATGCCACGCGTTCTCGTGCCGTTGGCACCGGGATTCGAAGAGATCGAAGCGGTCAGCATCGTGGACGTGCTCCGCCGCGCCGGCGTCCAGGTGGTGCTGGCGGCGGCGAGCGGCCCCGGCCTGGTCGAGGGTGCCCATGGCATCGCGGTGCGCGCCGAGGCGTCTCTCGCCACCGTCGCCGAGCAAGACTTCGATCTCGTCGTGCTCCCGGGCGGCGAGCCCGGCGTCACCCATCTCGGCGAGGATGCGGCGCTCGCCGCACTCCTCGCCCGCCGTGCGGCGTCGGGGCAGCCCCTCGCAGCCATCTGCGCCGCACCGCGTCTTCTCGCCGGCGCCGGCTGGCTTCGCGGCCGTGCCGCCACCAGCCATCCCAGTGTCGCCGAGGCCTTGCGTGCCGGCGGCGCCCTCTACGACGACCACCGCCGTGTCGTGCGCGACGGCTCCATCCTCACCAGCCGCGGTCCGGGAACGGCGCTCGAGTTCTCTCTCGCCGTTCTGGAACTCCTCGGTCTCTCCGCGCGCGCCGACGAGCTCCGTCGGGCCATGCTCGTGGCCCAGGACTAG
- a CDS encoding VOC family protein — MPVKPIPDGFHTLTPHLVMKDASKAIDFYKKAFGAEEIARMPGPGGKIMHAMIRIGGSFLMLNDEFPDMGASGPESIGGSPVTIHIYADNVDKLWEKALAAGATVAMPLGNMFWGDRYGSLVDPFGHRWSLATHIEDVPPAEMAKRVAAEFGK; from the coding sequence ATGCCGGTCAAACCCATTCCTGACGGCTTTCACACCTTGACACCCCATCTGGTCATGAAGGATGCAAGCAAGGCGATCGATTTCTACAAGAAGGCTTTCGGTGCCGAGGAGATCGCTCGCATGCCGGGGCCGGGCGGCAAGATCATGCACGCCATGATCCGGATCGGCGGCTCGTTTCTGATGCTCAACGACGAATTCCCCGACATGGGCGCAAGCGGTCCCGAGAGCATCGGGGGCTCGCCGGTCACGATCCACATCTACGCGGACAACGTGGACAAGCTCTGGGAGAAGGCCCTGGCGGCCGGGGCCACCGTGGCGATGCCGCTCGGCAACATGTTCTGGGGTGACCGCTACGGGTCGCTGGTCGACCCATTCGGCCACCGCTGGTCGCTGGCCACCCACATCGAGGATGTTCCGCCCGCGGAGATGGCAAAGCGGGTGGCGGCGGAATTCGGGAAGTAG
- a CDS encoding Gldg family protein, which translates to MQGKRGSVFGVATAVLLVAILVVTNVVSSNFFGRIDLTEGNIFSLDAASKRIVGQLDDTFLVKAYFSKNLPAPYNANAKYVQDKLEEYRAYGKGRFRFEFVDPGSDAKLEEEAQKHRIPPVQVQVVEHDQFAAKRAYMGLVFLYQDRQETIPVVENPVGLEYEITTTIKKLTNPTGQLPVVGFLGGHQEPGLQQLNTVQQVFQKQYQLRPVELAGGQRVAADVQVLLVASPRSPFSPWEKYAIDQFIMRGGKVAFLIDKVDADLQTQRAMPVRLDLDDWLAAYGVRVNDNLVGDMQNPGLLTITQQEGMFRMMSQVPYPFIPNLRDFNRGNVMVKDLERVGVYYASSIDTSVARAHGLRCEPLIFSSPKSGVQEQAYNINPTTRWRPEDFSRGQQVLAAAVYGPFTSYFKDKPVPADSGAAPALNEPTLPTSPENRIVVVGDGEFFVDDKGGNDRDNLLFFQNLVDWLVQDEDLIGIRSREVTDRPLKSVSEATKRVVKYANMLGSPVLVIVLGIAVWQLRRRRRVEV; encoded by the coding sequence GTGCAGGGCAAGAGAGGCTCGGTGTTCGGCGTGGCCACGGCGGTGCTCCTGGTGGCGATTCTCGTCGTCACCAACGTGGTGTCGTCGAACTTCTTCGGCCGGATCGACCTGACCGAGGGCAACATCTTCAGCCTGGACGCGGCGAGCAAGCGCATCGTCGGCCAGCTGGACGACACCTTCTTGGTCAAGGCGTACTTCAGCAAGAACCTGCCGGCGCCTTACAACGCGAATGCCAAGTACGTGCAGGACAAGCTGGAGGAGTACCGCGCCTACGGCAAGGGGCGCTTCCGCTTCGAGTTCGTCGATCCGGGCAGCGACGCCAAGCTGGAAGAGGAAGCGCAGAAGCACCGCATCCCGCCGGTGCAGGTGCAGGTGGTCGAGCACGACCAGTTCGCCGCCAAGCGGGCGTACATGGGACTCGTCTTTCTCTACCAGGACCGGCAGGAGACCATCCCGGTGGTGGAGAACCCGGTGGGCTTGGAGTACGAGATCACCACCACGATCAAGAAGCTCACCAACCCCACCGGACAGCTGCCGGTGGTGGGCTTTCTCGGCGGTCACCAGGAACCGGGCCTGCAGCAGCTGAACACGGTGCAGCAGGTCTTCCAGAAGCAGTACCAGTTGCGCCCGGTGGAGCTCGCCGGCGGCCAGCGCGTGGCCGCCGACGTCCAGGTGCTCTTGGTGGCGTCACCGCGCTCGCCCTTCTCGCCGTGGGAGAAGTACGCCATCGACCAGTTCATCATGCGCGGCGGCAAGGTGGCTTTCCTGATCGACAAGGTGGACGCGGACCTGCAGACCCAGCGTGCCATGCCGGTGCGGCTCGACTTGGACGACTGGCTCGCGGCGTACGGCGTGCGGGTGAACGACAACCTGGTCGGCGACATGCAGAATCCCGGTCTGCTCACGATCACGCAGCAAGAGGGCATGTTCCGCATGATGAGCCAGGTGCCCTACCCGTTCATCCCCAACCTCCGGGACTTCAACCGCGGCAACGTCATGGTCAAGGACCTGGAGCGCGTCGGCGTCTACTACGCCAGCAGCATCGACACCAGCGTGGCGCGGGCCCATGGTTTGCGCTGCGAGCCGCTCATCTTCTCCTCTCCCAAGAGCGGGGTGCAGGAGCAGGCCTACAACATCAACCCGACCACGCGCTGGAGGCCGGAGGACTTCAGCCGCGGCCAGCAGGTGCTGGCGGCGGCGGTGTATGGGCCCTTCACCAGCTATTTCAAGGACAAGCCGGTGCCGGCGGACAGCGGCGCGGCGCCAGCCCTCAATGAGCCCACCCTGCCTACATCGCCGGAGAACCGCATCGTGGTGGTGGGGGACGGGGAGTTCTTCGTCGACGACAAGGGCGGCAACGACCGGGACAACCTCCTCTTCTTCCAGAACCTCGTCGACTGGCTGGTGCAGGACGAGGACCTCATCGGCATCCGCTCGCGGGAGGTCACCGACCGGCCGCTCAAGTCGGTGTCGGAGGCCACGAAGCGCGTCGTCAAGTACGCCAACATGCTCGGCAGTCCTGTCCTGGTCATCGTCCTCGGCATCGCCGTCTGGCAGCTGCGACGGCGGCGCCGCGTCGAGGTCTAG
- a CDS encoding polysaccharide deacetylase family protein: protein MPKKSRRTRWERLLPTLWAGFLVGSGLLFLFRLFQRPRLLVLAYHRVTPPEGASHWEMPERYVSTETFAKQLRALRPFYRFVSLEEFQEIVTGKKRVHRHVALVTFDDGYRDNYEHALPILRKLRVPAAFFISLGFVGDRRSFWFDRLAQACHDWEKGEAKRARLHSLLPPPLAAILEAAKPWGERLQQALQFVARLPVQERRALLKRLLPDSGLSKQASEALSWTEVRELRAAGMSVGAHGRTHTTLIHMSAAEARRELQESLQGVSGGAETPVVAFAYPAGATDEDVTRWARDAGVEIAFTLEPRENRPGDDPLRLGRHNVCEDTSRDVFDEFCGPVFVGAMTGVLGLWRHAEAPASLAGAALLDLAWTGPQEAITPHETLEGPPAARLHHELKPPAPPTGLLQAAARLPEVVRLRPRT from the coding sequence ATGCCGAAGAAGTCCCGCCGCACACGCTGGGAGCGACTCCTTCCCACGCTCTGGGCCGGCTTCCTCGTGGGCAGCGGGCTTCTTTTCCTGTTCCGGCTCTTCCAGCGCCCGCGGCTCCTCGTCCTCGCCTATCACCGGGTCACGCCGCCGGAGGGAGCGTCGCACTGGGAGATGCCGGAGCGTTACGTCTCCACCGAAACTTTCGCCAAGCAACTGCGGGCGCTCCGGCCCTTCTACCGCTTCGTTTCCCTGGAGGAATTCCAGGAGATCGTGACCGGGAAGAAGCGCGTGCACCGGCACGTGGCTCTCGTCACCTTCGATGACGGCTATCGCGACAACTACGAGCATGCCCTGCCGATCCTCCGCAAGCTGCGCGTGCCGGCGGCCTTCTTCATCAGCCTCGGCTTCGTGGGCGATCGCCGCAGCTTCTGGTTCGACCGGCTGGCGCAAGCCTGCCACGACTGGGAGAAGGGTGAAGCGAAACGGGCTCGGCTGCACTCGTTGTTGCCGCCGCCGCTGGCAGCGATCCTGGAGGCGGCGAAGCCTTGGGGCGAGCGCCTGCAGCAAGCCCTGCAGTTCGTGGCGCGGCTCCCGGTGCAGGAACGCCGCGCTCTCCTGAAACGCCTCCTGCCCGATTCCGGTTTGTCGAAACAGGCGTCGGAGGCTCTGAGCTGGACCGAGGTGCGCGAGCTGCGCGCTGCCGGCATGAGCGTCGGCGCCCACGGGCGCACGCACACGACGCTCATTCACATGTCCGCCGCCGAGGCGCGGCGCGAGCTGCAGGAGAGTCTCCAAGGCGTGTCCGGCGGTGCCGAGACCCCGGTGGTCGCTTTCGCTTATCCCGCCGGCGCCACCGACGAGGACGTGACGCGCTGGGCCCGCGACGCCGGCGTCGAGATCGCCTTCACCCTCGAGCCGCGGGAGAACCGGCCCGGTGACGATCCGTTGCGCCTCGGCCGGCACAACGTCTGCGAGGACACCTCGCGCGATGTTTTCGACGAGTTTTGCGGCCCTGTCTTCGTCGGCGCCATGACTGGAGTGCTCGGACTCTGGCGCCATGCCGAGGCACCTGCTTCCCTGGCCGGTGCGGCGCTCCTCGACCTCGCTTGGACCGGGCCCCAGGAAGCGATCACACCCCATGAGACTCTGGAGGGCCCGCCCGCGGCGCGCCTGCACCATGAGCTGAAGCCCCCCGCGCCGCCGACCGGGCTGTTGCAAGCCGCCGCCCGTCTCCCGGAAGTGGTACGCCTCCGCCCCCGCACCTGA
- a CDS encoding ATP-binding cassette domain-containing protein produces MIEVQELTKTFGETRAVDAVSFTVRSGEILGFLGPNGAGKTTTMRVITCFLPPTGGRVLVDGLDVVERSLEVRHKIGYLPESAPLYLDMNVVDYLRFIAAVRRVPQAQVREKVRHAVDVCGLDEVVQKNVGQLSSGYRQRVGLAQAILHDPEILVLDEPTRGLDPNQIHEIRDLIKELGRQKTVIFSTHILQEVEVLCDRVLIIDHGKIKFDGSKEDLSLSASGREQLYLEVRADGDVRRTLEQVAQVEAVHVLAKENGRVRLRIEAARGSDVRERIFRTAVEQGWSLLEMRRETRSFEDVFRELTLST; encoded by the coding sequence ATGATCGAAGTCCAGGAGCTGACCAAAACCTTCGGCGAGACTCGCGCCGTGGACGCGGTTTCCTTTACCGTGCGCAGCGGCGAGATCCTCGGCTTCCTCGGCCCCAACGGCGCCGGCAAGACCACCACCATGCGCGTCATCACCTGCTTCCTGCCGCCCACCGGCGGCCGGGTGCTGGTGGACGGTCTGGACGTGGTGGAGCGCTCCCTGGAAGTACGCCACAAGATCGGCTACCTGCCGGAGAGCGCCCCCCTCTACCTGGACATGAACGTCGTCGACTACCTGCGCTTCATCGCCGCCGTGCGGCGCGTGCCGCAGGCCCAGGTGCGGGAGAAGGTGCGCCACGCCGTCGACGTCTGTGGTCTGGACGAAGTGGTGCAGAAGAACGTGGGCCAGCTCTCCAGCGGCTACCGGCAGCGCGTCGGGCTGGCACAAGCGATCCTGCACGATCCGGAGATCCTGGTCCTGGACGAACCCACCCGCGGCCTCGATCCCAACCAGATCCACGAGATCCGCGACCTGATCAAAGAGCTGGGCCGGCAAAAGACGGTGATCTTCTCCACCCACATCCTCCAGGAAGTGGAGGTCCTCTGCGATCGGGTGCTGATCATCGACCACGGCAAGATCAAGTTCGACGGCTCCAAGGAAGACCTGTCGCTCTCGGCCTCGGGGCGGGAACAGCTCTATCTCGAGGTGCGGGCCGACGGCGACGTGCGCCGCACGCTGGAGCAGGTGGCGCAGGTAGAGGCGGTGCACGTCCTCGCCAAGGAGAACGGGCGGGTGCGGCTCCGCATCGAGGCGGCCCGGGGCAGCGACGTGCGCGAGCGCATCTTCCGCACCGCCGTGGAACAGGGCTGGAGCCTGCTGGAGATGCGGCGGGAAACCCGGAGCTTCGAGGATGTCTTCCGCGAGCTCACCTTGTCGACCTGA
- the rlmD gene encoding 23S rRNA (uracil(1939)-C(5))-methyltransferase RlmD, which translates to MQIRRGQELDVEVERVSAEGHGVARHDGLVVFVEKALPGERVRAQVRRVKSNFVQARTVEVLRPAPERGPGRCSHLDVCGGCSWQELEYEAQRRAKTQLVQDALTRLGGFRDLEVPLAVAAPHPFFYRNKMEFGFFDGPDGRIVLGLHTAGHFDRVFDLDACYLMSETSNRIVARVRELAASSGLPAYHSRRHVGFWRHLVVREGKRTGQMLVNLVTAAGTLPNRQQIVAALTAEFPTVVSIVRTINSGRAMIATGEQEEILHGPGVIEDVLGGLRFQISAASFFQPNPEQAERLFALVAEWAELRGEEEVLDLYAGTGAIALSLAGRARRVTGIEQVESAVADAERNARLNGIDNCRFVAADVRQFLRSATGERAPQRIIADPPRAGLHPDVVQGLRRLRAPLLLYVSCNPSTLARDLQLLCVDGDYRLQRVQPVDMFPHTPHVETVASLVATA; encoded by the coding sequence ATGCAAATCCGCCGCGGACAAGAGCTCGATGTCGAGGTGGAACGCGTGTCCGCCGAGGGTCACGGTGTGGCCCGTCACGACGGCCTGGTCGTCTTCGTCGAGAAGGCGCTCCCGGGAGAGCGCGTCCGCGCCCAGGTACGCCGGGTGAAGAGCAACTTCGTCCAGGCGCGCACCGTGGAAGTCCTGCGCCCCGCCCCCGAACGCGGCCCAGGTCGCTGCAGCCATCTGGATGTCTGCGGCGGCTGCAGCTGGCAGGAGCTGGAGTACGAAGCGCAGCGACGCGCCAAGACGCAGCTGGTGCAGGACGCCCTGACGCGCCTCGGCGGCTTCCGCGACCTGGAGGTGCCGCTCGCTGTCGCCGCGCCGCACCCCTTCTTCTACCGCAACAAGATGGAGTTCGGCTTCTTCGACGGGCCCGACGGTCGCATCGTGCTGGGTCTGCACACGGCGGGACATTTCGACCGCGTCTTCGATCTGGACGCCTGCTATCTCATGTCGGAAACCTCGAACCGCATCGTGGCGCGGGTGCGGGAGCTGGCGGCGAGCTCGGGTCTGCCTGCCTACCACAGCCGGCGGCACGTGGGTTTTTGGCGCCATCTGGTGGTGCGCGAGGGCAAGCGCACCGGACAGATGCTGGTGAACCTGGTCACCGCTGCCGGCACGTTGCCGAACCGGCAGCAGATCGTGGCGGCGCTCACTGCCGAATTCCCCACCGTGGTAAGCATCGTCCGCACCATCAACAGCGGACGCGCCATGATTGCGACCGGCGAACAGGAGGAGATCCTGCACGGTCCCGGCGTGATCGAAGACGTCCTCGGGGGCCTGCGCTTCCAGATCAGCGCGGCGTCCTTCTTCCAGCCGAACCCGGAGCAGGCAGAGCGCCTCTTCGCCCTGGTGGCGGAGTGGGCCGAGCTGCGGGGCGAGGAGGAAGTGCTGGATCTCTACGCCGGTACCGGCGCCATCGCGCTCTCCCTGGCGGGTAGGGCGCGCCGGGTAACGGGCATCGAGCAGGTGGAGAGCGCCGTCGCCGACGCGGAGCGCAACGCTCGCCTCAACGGCATCGACAATTGCCGCTTCGTGGCGGCGGACGTGCGCCAGTTCCTGCGCAGTGCGACAGGGGAGCGCGCCCCGCAACGCATCATCGCCGACCCGCCCCGGGCGGGGCTGCACCCCGACGTCGTGCAGGGCCTGCGGCGCCTGCGCGCGCCACTCCTTCTCTATGTTTCCTGCAACCCGAGCACTCTGGCGCGGGATCTCCAGCTTCTCTGCGTCGATGGCGACTACCGGCTGCAACGCGTGCAACCCGTCGACATGTTCCCACACACGCCCCACGTGGAAACCGTCGCCAGCCTCGTCGCGACGGCGTAA
- a CDS encoding HD-GYP domain-containing protein gives MAGMTWGGEAEGRLAPPAAAHLVAALCRHDPITGSHLQRLPVYTEILAQQLAAHPRHRLALQDLLEWLPLASTLHDVGKLRVPQRLLRKPGPLTTEEFALMKRHTTQGGRTLQELCWRDPQDPWLRLGCDIALHHHERWDGSGYPFGLHAQAIPLAARIVALADVYDALTSERPYKPAYDHALARKLILGQAGAHFDPDLVEAFMSCEAAFLQASRQAVREATPATPAPAP, from the coding sequence ATGGCGGGGATGACGTGGGGTGGCGAGGCCGAAGGCCGCCTGGCACCGCCGGCGGCGGCGCACCTGGTGGCGGCACTGTGCCGTCACGATCCGATCACCGGCTCCCACCTGCAGCGCCTGCCGGTGTACACCGAGATCCTCGCCCAGCAGCTCGCCGCGCACCCGCGTCACCGCCTGGCGCTCCAAGACCTTCTGGAATGGCTGCCCCTGGCGAGCACCCTGCACGACGTGGGCAAGCTGCGCGTCCCCCAGCGTCTGCTGCGCAAGCCCGGTCCGCTCACGACGGAAGAATTCGCCCTCATGAAGCGCCACACCACGCAAGGGGGGCGGACGCTGCAGGAACTCTGCTGGCGCGATCCGCAAGATCCCTGGCTGCGCCTGGGCTGCGACATCGCGCTGCACCATCATGAACGCTGGGACGGCAGCGGCTATCCCTTCGGCCTGCACGCCCAGGCGATCCCGCTGGCGGCGCGCATCGTCGCCCTCGCCGATGTGTACGACGCTCTCACTTCGGAGCGGCCGTACAAGCCTGCCTACGACCATGCGCTGGCGCGCAAGCTCATCCTCGGGCAAGCGGGGGCGCACTTCGACCCCGATCTGGTCGAAGCCTTCATGAGCTGTGAAGCCGCGTTCCTGCAGGCGTCGCGACAGGCGGTGCGCGAGGCAACGCCCGCCACACCCGCGCCGGCGCCCTGA
- a CDS encoding DUF4340 domain-containing protein: MRRLVTLGAVLVALLAVWGIQRLQHGRVVASAPAQTLALAADRVTKLRIAKHGETPVEIERVAGAWRITKPGDYRASDTVVSGALQAIDSLALVDVVSNNPANRSKFQVDSMGTRVQVEEGGKNVLDLIVGKSSPDFSHTYVRREGADDVYRADGILTYQFNKRLDDWRDKAILELDQADIVRLLLDYPKEKTQVALAKRDTVWTVAAAGSAPEAADSLAMAQVLRGASKLSTVSFVGPEEAAKVDFTKPDFRLQVDTDSGSHTIVFVEAEGGKMYAQKSGEPQIYQMYKTSLAHLMKKADDLRHKKV, translated from the coding sequence ATGCGCAGACTCGTGACTCTCGGTGCCGTGCTTGTCGCGTTGCTCGCGGTCTGGGGCATCCAGCGCCTGCAGCACGGCCGCGTGGTGGCGTCGGCCCCGGCCCAGACCCTCGCTCTCGCCGCCGATCGGGTGACCAAGCTCCGCATCGCCAAGCACGGCGAGACGCCGGTCGAGATCGAGCGCGTCGCCGGCGCCTGGAGGATCACCAAGCCAGGGGACTACCGCGCCAGCGATACGGTGGTGAGCGGCGCCCTGCAGGCGATCGACTCGCTGGCCCTCGTCGACGTGGTCTCCAACAACCCGGCCAACCGCAGCAAATTCCAGGTGGACTCCATGGGCACGCGGGTGCAGGTGGAGGAGGGGGGCAAGAACGTCCTGGATCTCATCGTCGGCAAGTCGAGCCCGGATTTCTCCCACACCTACGTGCGCCGCGAAGGCGCCGACGACGTCTACCGGGCCGACGGCATCCTCACCTACCAGTTCAACAAGCGGCTCGACGACTGGCGCGACAAGGCCATTCTCGAGCTGGATCAGGCAGACATCGTGCGGTTGCTGCTCGACTATCCGAAGGAGAAGACTCAAGTGGCCCTGGCCAAGCGCGACACGGTGTGGACCGTGGCCGCGGCGGGCTCGGCCCCGGAGGCGGCGGATTCGCTGGCGATGGCGCAGGTGTTGCGCGGGGCGTCCAAGCTGTCCACCGTGAGCTTCGTCGGCCCCGAAGAAGCGGCGAAGGTGGACTTCACCAAGCCCGACTTCCGGCTCCAGGTCGACACCGACAGCGGCTCGCACACCATCGTCTTCGTCGAGGCGGAGGGCGGCAAGATGTACGCGCAGAAGAGCGGCGAGCCGCAGATCTACCAGATGTACAAGACCAGCCTGGCCCACCTGATGAAGAAAGCCGACGACCTGCGTCACAAGAAAGTCTGA
- a CDS encoding ABC transporter permease — translation MTNVMPILKKELRSYFASPVAYIVLSVFLGICGWFFSTSLFVVGQASMRNIFTIIPFVFTFLVPAITMRLLSEEKKTGTFELLVTMPISDIEVILGKYLASLVLLAVAIGLTATNAFTIAVLGKADNGATFAGYIGLLLLGAGYLAIGILASSLTENQIVAFIVSFLVIFVLSLVDKVLIFLPTALASVFEYLSAEYHFNNIARGVLDSRDLVYYASLIIIGLYFSARALHRRL, via the coding sequence ATGACCAACGTGATGCCCATCCTGAAGAAGGAGCTCCGCTCCTACTTCGCTTCCCCAGTCGCTTACATCGTGCTCAGCGTCTTCCTGGGAATCTGCGGCTGGTTCTTCTCCACCAGCTTGTTCGTGGTGGGCCAGGCGAGCATGCGCAACATCTTCACCATCATCCCCTTCGTCTTCACCTTCTTGGTGCCGGCCATCACCATGCGCCTGCTCTCGGAAGAGAAAAAGACCGGGACCTTCGAGCTGCTGGTCACCATGCCGATCTCGGACATCGAAGTGATCCTGGGCAAGTACCTGGCGTCCCTGGTGCTGCTCGCCGTCGCCATCGGGCTCACCGCCACCAACGCCTTCACCATCGCTGTCCTCGGCAAAGCCGACAATGGCGCCACCTTCGCGGGCTACATCGGCCTCCTCCTCTTGGGGGCGGGCTACCTCGCCATCGGCATCCTGGCGTCGAGCCTGACGGAAAACCAGATCGTGGCCTTCATCGTCAGCTTCCTGGTCATCTTCGTGCTGTCCCTGGTGGACAAGGTGCTCATCTTCCTGCCCACGGCGCTGGCCAGCGTCTTCGAGTACCTGAGCGCCGAATACCACTTCAACAACATCGCCCGCGGCGTCCTCGACAGCCGCGATCTGGTGTACTACGCCAGCTTGATCATCATCGGTCTCTACTTCTCGGCGCGGGCGCTGCACCGCCGGCTGTAG
- a CDS encoding YceI family protein codes for MHARKLLAALVALTCLALQSVALAAPEVYDLDKAHSSPGFKVRHFFTQVPGRFEDFTGTVSWDEADPTKSTVELSIQATSINTGNTQRDNHLRSADFFDVEKFPTVTFKSTKFEKGASEGHFKVTGDLTIRGVTKPVVIELEALGFGDTPMGKRGGFNATTKINRQDFGVSWNKTLDKGGTLLGDEVTIEFPVELKKKST; via the coding sequence ATGCACGCACGCAAGTTGCTCGCAGCGCTCGTCGCCCTGACGTGCCTGGCGCTGCAGTCGGTCGCCCTGGCGGCGCCGGAGGTCTACGACTTGGACAAAGCCCACTCGTCGCCGGGCTTCAAAGTGCGGCACTTCTTCACCCAGGTCCCGGGGCGCTTCGAAGACTTCACCGGCACGGTGTCTTGGGACGAAGCGGACCCGACCAAGTCGACGGTGGAGCTCAGCATCCAAGCAACCAGCATCAACACGGGCAACACGCAACGGGACAACCACCTGCGGAGTGCTGACTTCTTCGATGTGGAGAAGTTCCCGACCGTGACCTTCAAGAGCACGAAGTTCGAGAAAGGTGCGAGCGAAGGTCACTTCAAGGTCACCGGTGATCTCACCATCCGTGGCGTCACCAAGCCCGTCGTCATCGAGCTCGAGGCGCTCGGCTTCGGCGACACGCCCATGGGCAAGCGCGGCGGCTTCAACGCCACGACCAAGATCAACCGCCAGGACTTCGGCGTCAGCTGGAACAAGACCCTCGACAAGGGCGGCACCCTGCTCGGCGATGAGGTCACCATCGAGTTCCCCGTCGAGCTCAAGAAGAAGTCGACCTGA
- a CDS encoding MqnA/MqnD/SBP family protein, which produces MPYIHRAGRTAGEVSHARPAPLDGCRRDVYSAPDREAARSKSVLLRLGHSPDPDDAFMFYALAEGLVEREGLEFEHVLQDIETLNRRAEKGELEITALSAHAYAFLHDRYLLLPHGASMGDGYGPLLVSRRPMRVEDLKEARIAVPGTRTSAFLAARLALGYFQHVQVPFDRIMEFVQAGEADAGLLIHEGQLTYAGHDLNKVLDLGAWWQETTGGLPLPLGVNAVRRDLSEPVVQKIVRVLGRSIDYGLRHREPAVAYALRYGRGLDRALADRFIGMYVNDLTRDLGERGRAGLQEFLRRGHAAGLVPAPVPVEFATA; this is translated from the coding sequence GTGCCGTACATCCACCGTGCCGGCAGGACCGCGGGCGAGGTCAGCCACGCCCGCCCAGCACCGCTGGACGGCTGTCGTCGCGACGTCTATAGTGCGCCGGACCGCGAGGCCGCGAGGAGCAAGAGCGTGCTGCTGCGACTCGGACACAGCCCCGACCCCGACGACGCTTTCATGTTCTACGCCCTTGCCGAGGGCCTCGTGGAGCGCGAGGGCCTGGAGTTCGAGCACGTCCTCCAGGACATCGAAACCCTGAATCGCCGGGCCGAGAAGGGCGAGCTCGAGATCACCGCGCTCTCGGCCCACGCTTACGCTTTCCTCCACGATCGCTACCTGCTCCTGCCACACGGCGCCAGCATGGGGGACGGTTACGGCCCGCTCCTCGTCTCGCGCCGGCCCATGCGTGTGGAGGACCTGAAGGAGGCGCGGATCGCCGTGCCGGGCACGCGCACCTCGGCTTTCCTGGCGGCTCGGCTCGCCCTCGGTTACTTCCAGCACGTGCAGGTGCCGTTCGATCGCATCATGGAGTTCGTTCAGGCCGGCGAGGCGGACGCCGGTCTGCTGATCCACGAGGGACAGCTCACCTACGCCGGCCACGATCTCAACAAGGTGCTCGATCTCGGCGCCTGGTGGCAGGAGACGACCGGCGGCTTGCCGCTTCCCCTCGGCGTCAACGCGGTGCGCCGGGATCTGTCGGAGCCGGTGGTGCAGAAGATCGTGCGCGTCCTCGGCCGCAGCATCGACTATGGTCTGCGCCATCGCGAGCCGGCGGTGGCGTACGCGCTCCGCTACGGCCGCGGCCTCGATCGGGCCCTCGCCGATCGTTTCATCGGCATGTACGTGAACGATCTCACCCGCGACCTGGGGGAGCGTGGCCGCGCCGGCTTGCAGGAGTTCTTGCGCCGCGGCCATGCGGCCGGTCTCGTCCCCGCCCCCGTGCCGGTCGAATTCGCCACCGCCTGA